In one window of Tumebacillus algifaecis DNA:
- a CDS encoding DMT family transporter, which yields MGYLFVIAAMLIWGSVGIFGRWADQPATVIVFYRVVSAFFVLGLFQVVRGGGLRRAWQEAAGQYGWVVFGGIVLALNWIFFFQAVTLTSMANAVLSYYVAPVLVMLLAPLLLKEKLEKRTLFYVGLAFLGTLIMNPLGDDVGGDHLLGILSGLAAAFFYAMVTISGKKVTGMQAHTLVLWQTGAATLVLLPYLLWQGMVLPPTSSIAVMVAIGVVHTALALTLYFIGLSRVKVQHVGVLGYLDPVSAILFAYLVFAEAPSMGTWIGGTLILVSSYLILRTKETGGRLDGAKAQDAAT from the coding sequence ATGGGGTACTTGTTTGTGATCGCGGCGATGCTGATCTGGGGCAGTGTGGGCATTTTCGGACGCTGGGCCGACCAGCCGGCCACCGTCATCGTGTTTTATCGCGTGGTGTCGGCGTTTTTCGTACTCGGTCTGTTTCAGGTCGTGCGCGGCGGCGGATTGCGTAGGGCTTGGCAAGAGGCGGCTGGACAGTATGGCTGGGTGGTGTTTGGCGGGATTGTGTTGGCGCTGAACTGGATTTTCTTTTTCCAAGCGGTGACGTTGACATCGATGGCCAATGCAGTGCTGTCCTATTATGTGGCACCCGTGTTGGTCATGTTGCTCGCTCCGCTGTTGTTAAAAGAGAAGTTGGAGAAGCGAACGCTGTTCTATGTGGGGCTGGCGTTTCTCGGGACGCTGATCATGAATCCGTTGGGCGATGATGTCGGCGGCGATCATCTGCTCGGGATCTTGTCGGGGCTTGCCGCGGCATTTTTCTATGCGATGGTGACGATCTCCGGGAAAAAGGTGACCGGGATGCAGGCGCACACGCTGGTGCTGTGGCAGACTGGTGCGGCGACGTTGGTACTGCTGCCCTATCTGCTCTGGCAGGGCATGGTGTTGCCGCCCACTTCGTCGATCGCGGTGATGGTCGCGATCGGGGTGGTGCATACGGCACTGGCGCTGACGCTATATTTCATCGGGTTAAGCCGTGTGAAAGTGCAACATGTCGGCGTGCTGGGTTATCTGGACCCGGTCAGTGCGATTCTCTTTGCCTACCTGGTCTTTGCGGAAGCGCCAAGTATGGGAACTTGGATTGGGGGAACCCTAATCTTGGTAAGTTCATACTTGATTTTGCGCACCAAGGAGACGGGAGGACGGCTCGATGGAGCGAAAGCGCAGGATGCGGCTACTTGA
- a CDS encoding cell division protein FtsA has protein sequence MAQHDEQIFALDIGTRSVVGLVARFNQEGQLEIAATVAEEHATRAMLDGQIHDVSLVADVIRKVKTRLESKTGPLRKVAVAAAGRSLKTVRARVDRNIQGERVTRDVVLALELTAVQQAERHLQELTPDASRYHCVGYTVVHYSLDDSVIGSLEDQIGLKASVEIIATFLPRVVIDSLQMALERADLEMAALTLEPIAAINALIPPSMRKLNLVLVDIGAGTSDIALTAEGTVVAYGMVPVAGDEITEALSQRHLLDFPDAEQLKRRLMTEEHVEFNDVLGMGYSMPARDVIESIQEEVRSLATQISYEIFKLNQKAPAAVMLVGGGSQTPMLGPLLAAELKLPKERVAIRGTDAIKQLAEQHEALSGPQAVTPIGIALAALQHPVSSVAIHVNGKSLRLFEFRQITVGDCLIAADVEIRKLHGRPGLALSVEVQGELKVIRGTLGTPAQLLLNGQPAKLDDIVQHGDELEVIGGVSGVDASAVIGDLLPPHLLPEPLSILFRGETHMLPARLLMNGELATTDTHLTDRAKISVERPTTVDHVLQALPDLQAYERELLDLPHSFAITLDGESVTMPHTPYEIMLNDLPATLDTAVQSGDTLHFGATPDPHYTVRFFYDDSLHPGQAIGVICNNRPINLEGPRPPIYLNGKPAGMDDLVRDGDSLIFKPQSPHTSDGADTPEWQPVVSDLFRYIRIEDERPPGALDLKLSVNALPATFMTPIKHGDLIIMQWV, from the coding sequence TTGGCTCAGCACGATGAACAGATCTTTGCGCTCGACATCGGCACACGATCGGTTGTCGGCCTCGTCGCCCGCTTCAATCAGGAGGGGCAGCTCGAAATTGCCGCCACCGTCGCCGAGGAACATGCCACTCGAGCCATGCTCGACGGGCAGATCCACGATGTCTCATTGGTCGCCGATGTGATTCGCAAAGTGAAAACCAGACTGGAAAGCAAAACCGGCCCGCTGCGCAAAGTGGCGGTGGCAGCGGCAGGACGCTCGTTGAAAACGGTTCGCGCCCGCGTCGATCGCAACATTCAAGGGGAACGCGTCACTCGCGACGTGGTCCTCGCCTTGGAACTGACCGCCGTTCAGCAAGCTGAACGTCACTTGCAGGAATTGACGCCCGATGCGTCGCGCTACCACTGTGTCGGCTACACTGTCGTCCACTATTCGCTCGACGATAGCGTGATCGGATCGCTGGAAGACCAAATCGGCTTGAAGGCCAGCGTCGAGATCATCGCCACCTTCCTGCCGCGCGTCGTCATCGACTCGTTGCAAATGGCGCTAGAACGGGCCGATTTGGAGATGGCCGCATTGACGCTCGAGCCGATTGCAGCGATCAATGCGTTGATTCCACCTTCGATGCGCAAGTTGAACCTCGTGCTCGTCGATATCGGTGCGGGTACGTCAGACATCGCTTTGACTGCAGAAGGCACCGTCGTCGCCTACGGGATGGTGCCTGTGGCCGGAGACGAGATCACCGAAGCGCTCTCCCAGCGCCACCTGCTCGATTTCCCGGACGCCGAACAGCTCAAGCGCCGCCTGATGACCGAAGAACATGTCGAGTTCAACGACGTGCTCGGCATGGGGTACAGCATGCCAGCACGCGATGTGATCGAATCGATTCAAGAAGAGGTGCGCAGCCTCGCCACTCAGATTTCCTACGAAATCTTTAAACTCAATCAAAAAGCGCCTGCAGCCGTGATGCTGGTCGGCGGTGGTTCGCAGACGCCGATGCTCGGCCCCCTGCTGGCTGCCGAATTGAAACTGCCCAAAGAGCGCGTCGCCATTCGTGGCACCGATGCGATCAAACAGCTCGCCGAACAGCACGAAGCGCTGAGCGGTCCGCAGGCGGTCACACCGATCGGAATCGCCTTGGCAGCGCTACAACACCCGGTTTCCTCTGTAGCGATTCATGTCAACGGCAAATCGCTTCGCCTGTTTGAGTTCCGGCAGATCACGGTCGGCGACTGCCTAATCGCAGCAGACGTGGAGATTCGCAAACTGCATGGCCGTCCCGGTCTTGCACTCAGCGTGGAGGTGCAGGGTGAGCTAAAAGTCATCCGCGGAACGCTTGGCACCCCCGCTCAACTTTTGCTGAATGGCCAGCCAGCCAAACTCGATGACATCGTCCAGCACGGCGATGAACTGGAAGTGATCGGCGGCGTATCTGGGGTTGATGCATCGGCTGTCATCGGCGACCTGTTGCCGCCGCACCTGCTACCGGAGCCGCTGAGCATTCTGTTCCGCGGCGAGACGCACATGCTGCCTGCTCGTCTGTTGATGAACGGAGAGTTGGCGACAACCGACACGCATCTTACCGACCGAGCAAAAATCAGCGTGGAGCGCCCGACGACTGTCGATCATGTCTTGCAAGCCCTGCCCGATCTGCAAGCTTATGAACGGGAACTGCTCGACTTGCCGCACAGCTTTGCGATCACGCTTGATGGCGAGTCGGTGACAATGCCACACACGCCTTACGAAATCATGCTGAACGATCTGCCTGCAACGCTTGATACAGCGGTGCAAAGCGGAGATACCCTGCATTTTGGGGCGACGCCCGATCCCCACTACACCGTGCGCTTCTTCTATGATGACAGTCTGCATCCAGGCCAGGCGATCGGAGTGATCTGCAACAACCGCCCGATCAACCTCGAAGGGCCGCGACCGCCGATCTATCTCAATGGCAAACCTGCCGGCATGGACGACCTGGTGCGCGATGGAGATTCGCTGATCTTCAAGCCCCAATCACCACATACGTCTGACGGAGCAGACACTCCCGAATGGCAGCCGGTGGTCAGCGACCTCTTCCGCTACATTCGGATTGAGGACGAACGTCCTCCCGGTGCGCTCGATCTGAAACTTTCGGTCAACGCGCTGCCCGCCACCTTCATGACACCGATCAAGCATGGCGATCTGATCATCATGCAGTGGGTATAA